The Rattus norvegicus strain BN/NHsdMcwi chromosome 2, GRCr8, whole genome shotgun sequence nucleotide sequence AATCTTCctcaagaaaaacaaaggagagaaaggaaagatctTTAAATGGTTGTCTCTGTAGAAAGCCTGGGTCACACCAATTACCTGTCCAGCTGAAGCCAAGGTGATCTGCAATGTAAGCCAGCCTCTCTTCCATCCGCTCCTGCTCATCCTGGGGATCTATAGAAGGTTAAAAATAGAATGGCCAAAGAGTGTCTGGGACAGAAGGGGAACCATAGTACTGATCATCCAAGAAAGGAAGTCACTCGGTCAAATATCTGATAGTCACACAAATCAGCTATCATGGCTTAGGTCATATGAAGTGGTGTGTTTTCTGATTCTGGGATAAAAAGGGAATGAATCCCATGTGGTGATTTGTTGAAACCATCTGCTTCCATATCCCTTTAATGAAGACTTGTAACTGAACAGAGTGTCTAGTTATCTCAGGACTTTCCTTTTGTGATtgtgaaggagaagaggaggaggaagacaaggagaaggaggaaaaggaagaggaggaggaggaaaagaagaagaagaagaagaagaagaagaagaagaagaagaagaagaagaagaagaagaagaagaagaagaagaagaagaagaagaagaggaagaggaagaagaagaagagaagaagaggaggaggaggaggaagaggaggaggaggaggaggaggagaaagtccACCAAAGCACACTCACTTGACATATGAAACACCAGAGAAACCACAGATGGGATACAGAAGTAGAGTAACTGGTTGGACTGTAGTACTCATGTCTATGGAGGTGACCATCACCACCACGTCCTACCTGAAGGAATGCACTAAGAATTATCTTATACCTGGACTTAATCTGAGGCCAGGAACAACAATGTCCTATTGACCTTTGGAAGAAGGCAGGGCAAAGGCACATGAGCTTTGTAGATCCTTGCCAGTGGGACATTTGCTTCTGAGGCAAAGGTTCTGGCTGTCTGTTTCTAAACAAAGTCATGGAGTACACACTCTCACAAACTAGAATTTATCCAATTCCCTTTTAACTGCTGTGGACTGCTGGGTAGCATGTGAAATTCTGCCACCCACATAGGGATAAGTCTTCATTTAGAGACAATGGAAGCCTGAAGGTTACCTCTCAAAGCCACCCATGGtttccttgtttaaaaaaaaaaattcaatcccAAGAGCCATCATTCCCTCACATCATGCAGAGTTTGAGATTTTGTTGTCTGCTGAATCTCACCTGAGTATTTCGCTGTTCATTTTTACCTCAGGTTTGTTGGACTAATTTGGTTCTCATGGATATCGGAAAGCTGACCTCTTCGAATTGAAAAACAGACCCACAATAATTAGAATGTCTGGATGTGAGAAATTGTTTTGAGTAAAGGGCCTCCTAATCATGACAAAGTTGGATGTACCGATTAAagtacacacaaaaaaattaaaaattagagcCAATTGGCCTTGTGCTGTGAAATCCACATTCTTGTGTGTAAAAGCAAATGTATTTAACTGGAGGCTAAGCCTGGAACATCAGAACAACAAAACTCAACGCTTGTATGGCTTTACGTGCAGCAGCCAAAGAAAAGCGAGGGCCCCCGTTGCTTGGTTACGTTTCTGGTTTGGATAAGCATTCTCATTACTCAATCTTGAGATTGTTTCATAGACAAGAATATACagaaaaagcacaaaacacaaaggGCTTACACAAACACATTAACCACTACAGAAAGCTTAAAGAAAATGAGACATAAATCacgaaataaaacaaacattaccAAAAAAAATCTATATCAAATTTATGACATGCGTAGCACAGGGATTCCCAGTGGCTGGCAAATACCTTCAGCTCGGTCATGGCCATTTTCATCAGGGATGCGTTCAATCATAGTCTCAATGGACTCATCCCAAATGGGCCTTGTGTCAAAGATGTCCTCAGGAGCTGAGTGCTCAGTGTCAACAGGTGGCAGATTCTCAATGACTGACACTTCCAGGGCACTGCTACTTTCGTCGTCTGAGGGTGGCTCTTGCTCCCTTTCTGACTGTGTAAGCCTGTCTACTAATTTGGAAGCCTCATCACTAATCTCCTCAAAGAATTCTATGGAGTTCCGGTAAAGGTCAAAGAAGTGCTCCCTACTCTCTCTTGTGGGGCTCGTGCCTGTCCTGCTGGAAGATGAGGTGCTTCTGCTCTTCACCGGCAGTCGGGATGCAAAGAGCTTTGGTTTTGTGGCCCCTTCTTCTGATTCTGACTCAAACCCCTCTGCCCTCTCCctgctctctgtttctgtctcaatgTAACTTCTGGCTTTCACTGGGCATTTGGTCTTAGCATCCAAGGAGCTAGCGTCTGATTCTGACTTGCTTCTACCATCTGGTCCTCGGCTTAACACGTCTTGTCCCTGGGGGACACCTGACTTCTGGAGAGATATGTCTGGATGGGAGGGGTGCCACTCAGTTCTTTGGGGGGGTGCTTTGATGGGGATTTTGGACTTTGGTTTTGCCCCATCCTCCTCACTCTCCCCATCCAGACCAGATGGGAAATCATCAGAAAATGCACTCTCATCCTCTGCAGATGGAGGGGCTGACACTGAAGTGGGGAGAGTCCTGATAGGAATCTGGGGTTTGATTTCAGCAGAAGGCACGTTTTCCATGGGTGCAGTAGGGATCTCAATCACAGACTTCTGTTCCTCGGGAGAAGAATCTGGGGACTCATCATCCCGATCCGAATAAACAGACCTAGTGACAGTGGAGAAGTCCAGCTGACCAACAGGTTCGGGGAAAGTAGGGCAAGATGTCTGCTTCACAGTGCTTAGAGAATCACTCCACTGCATGGTGGCGGGCTCCTCGGCCACTGTGGATACAGCCTCTTTGGTGGGTGTTTCTGTGGAAGCTGAAATTACCACTTTGGAGTCAAGGTCAGCATCCGAGGCGGGTAAATCCTCTATTTCCTCACTTACATCATCAGGAACTAATTCTCCTTCGTCATCCATTGCTTCTTTGGGTCCTGAGAGTTCCAGTGACTCACTAGTAGTCTCCGTCTGTGGAGGCTCAGCCCCAGTGGCCCCTTCCTTCAAGTCTTCAGAGATAGTCTCTTCATTGGAGTCTTGGCCGATTTGGAAGAAGTGCAAACTTTCATCCGCATAGGACCTTTTGGTCATATCAATAGCACCACTTCGGGTCATCTCAAACAGCTTTCCTTCCTGAAAGAGGAATGGATTTTGTTCACTTGTCGGGGTCCCCTCTTCAGTTGGAGTTCTAGCAGGGGTGGTATCAGGGGTGGTGCCCTGTGACTGTCTGTCTACCATCAAACCAAAtatcttctgctcttcctctttCACTCGAGCTTCAAAGGCTGCGTCATCTTCACGTATCTCGCTCCAAGAGTCAGCATCCACATCCGTTTTGGTGATGATGACTTTGCTTACTTGTTCACCAGTCACTACTGGTGCGTTTGGTGTCGTGGGTGCTACAGACAAGGGGGGCTCATCAGACTGCATTGGCCACAGAGCACTTTTTTGCTCACATTCAGTGTCTAGGTCATGGCCCTCACAATTAGATGCTTCACCTGAGTCCGTTCTACTAGAGGAGCTGGTCATTATGACATCCTCAGGAGAGGATCTGATAATAACAGAATACACTTCAGGTGAATGAACAACTGTAGGATGACAGGTATCTGTTTGGAAATTGCTGGGTTCACCAGAGAAAAAGGATGAGGAAGCAACATTTTCATAAGGGCTGGTGATTTGAGGATGAGAATTTTCATCAGTCTCGGCTATATCAGACACTGGACCGTCCATGGCAAACCTTTCTGTGTGAGTTGTAGTAGATGCCTCTTGAGTAGGACAGTCCTCTGACATGCTCTCCAAAACTGGGTCAGTTACTGTGACCTCTACTTTTACAGGGGAAGATGGAGAAGATATTTCTTTAGCTGATTCATTTTCTTCAGGTACCGCACAATGAGACGAAGAAGACAAGGACGAGTGTTCACTGGGAAGACTTGCTTGTGTAGACTCCACTCTGGAAGGATCAAACTCTCTTTCTTCAAGGTCACTTCCATGAGTATCCTGGAGAGCTAGTGAATCGTTATCAATGGCCAGGGGCTTATCAACATCATGACACTCTGGACTCTGAACTCCTAGGGAGACAGGAGTGGCTGAGTTGCTAGGACTCACAGCCTTACAACCATGGCCATCACAGGCTTCTAACTGAGGAGTCTCTCTGTTCAGGTCAGCATGAGACCCATCGGCACCATCAGCAGAATGAGTCTGACTGTCTTCAGCTAAGTGTGATTTGCAATCTTTGTCTTCTTCTGGGTTACCCGGGTCTTCTTTAACCTCCTCGTTCATCTTGAAAGTATATTGCTTGGGAACTATGGGCTGGAACTGTGCTTCTTCCGGGCTGGAATTAGAGTCTATGctggatgggaggggagatggaggtTGCACTCGAATAACTGGCTCTGTCAGAAGACCTGAGTCCGCACCTTTACTCAGCTGTGTCAGCTCAGGTTCACTCTCTGAGGAGGAAGAAGCCTTTCTGCTCTCTGAAGTCACCAAGACAGGGACGTCACTCTCACCCTCTGTGCTCCCCATCTGTTTCTGTTCGTCCACTTCTGCTGAACAGTCAGCATCGGGGTCCGAGGATGAGGAGGATTCATCTTGCCTGGGCTCTCTTTTGTAGTCCCTTTTTTGCTTTGCTTCTTGCTCAAGTTCATCAAACGTTTTAATTTTCGTTACCATTTTGAAcatttcctcttctggtgtgaaccTTTTTTTCTCCCCGTTTTCAGAGTCATCCTCCTCTGCACATTCATGAATCACAGCAGGTTTGGGTGTACTTGAATCTGAAGGTTTGGGTGTGACCTCATAACTAACTTCTTCAGAGCTGGGGGTGTCAGGGGAGAGGGGGCTTTTCCCTGAGCTCTCCATGAGTGATGTCTGCTCTAGACTGTCATCCTCAGCACTGCCATCGGGATCTCGAAGCAGCCGAGAACGCATGGAAGCCACTTCAGCAACAAGATCTGTTTTGGCAATAGCTGCAGGGAGAGGAAAGTGACTTGGGAGAATTCCTGCCTTCATTTTAGGCTCAACTGGGCTGCTTTCCAGGGAGTCCCTGCAAGGGGACTCTTTCAGGGGACTTGGTTCCAGAGAATCGGGAGTTTTGTGTGAGGAGTTATCTTCTAGCACAGGGCTGGCTTCCAGAGAGTCTTTGTGGCTGACTGCTAATGATTCATCAGCCATTGGGCTGAGGACCTCACTATCCCGGTTATGGAGAGGGAGTTCTAGCCCTTGGGGACTTCTAATGACTCCCTGGGGTTTTGGTTCTGTTCCCTCAACTGTCTTGACAGTAGCATCAGATGGTGGGAAGGCCTTTGTCACCTCTGAGGTAGCTAAGGATTCCTGAGTTTCACTTACTGCTTGTGTCTTACAAGCTGAACTAACAAGTGGGAGCTGACTGTCCCTGCAGGACCCTTCCTCAGTAAGTGCCTGGCATGTCTCATTTGCTAATGATACACTGTGGCTGCCAGGGCAGTCCTCTTGTTTGGAGCACACATCTTTGGGAGGGACTTGGGTAACCTCCTTCAGAACATGCTCTGAATCCCCAGGGACCCCAGCACCTTGTTTTTCAGAACTATCAGCAATGTCATTGGTTATAGGAAGCTCTTTTTCTGAATGAATGTCTGTGGGCGTTTCTACCTTGATAGTTTCCTTGGCCTCTCCAATTTGTTCCTTACTTTTCTTTGGTGAGAAAGAAAGACTCTCTGGACTTGTCTCAGGAGTTTCCGCTAGGCCCTCATGTTTGTAGCTCTCTTCTGAACTGATCTGAGGTGTGCCTTCCATCAAGCTGCCACAAGGTGAGCCCGCTATCACTTCCTGCTTCAGGCTTTCCGAACTGCCACCCAAAGCCCCACTCTGTAAAGACAGAGCTGGGAGGAACTCATCTTTCATGTAATCTAGTGGAAATGTCGTGTTGAAGGGACTCGTGATTACTTGGTCTAAATGAATCTGAGCCTTTTCTGTGTTCTCAGTGAGGCGGAATTGTTGGTATTTGTCATTGTCTTCTAACTCTTGCTTGATGACGTCAGAAAAGTCAGTGGAGGTTTTCCTGTCTGGGCTGATCTGGAGGTCCATGTCTTCCTGCTCATCCACAGTCTTCTCTTGAAGGGTCTCAGCCCCACGATGGCTTTCttctgctgctgccgccgccactGCCGCCGCCACCGGTGGAACTGCCTCGGGTGTTTTAATAACGGGGGTTCtctcaaacctttctctaaccgGATCTTCTGTCCTGAGCCCAACGGTGATGGTGGTAGAACGGAACCGTCTGGATTCCATGGCTCCCGTCACCTGGAATCTCTGGCCACGTTTGGCTGTCTGATTTTCTATTCTCTGGGTTTCTCTCTGGGTTACAGAgtggcctttttctttttctacccgACTTTTACTTTTGTCTTgtgactgtttttgttttgctgattTGTGCTCAAAGAGTCCTGTTTTGTGTTTAGATGGGTCCTGACCTGACTGGAAAGCTTTCATGAGCTCCCGGACAGACATTGTCTCCTCAATTCGTTCAGTTTTGGAGGTGGGCGATATGGGTGgctgtttttctgtctttcctggaGACACAGGTAGGTGCTTTTCATGTTTCCCAGTGGCAGACCCAGGTGCCTGCTTCTCCGGGGTTCTTATAGAAGGTGCACCGGGAGAGCGCTTTTCTGTTTTGCCAGGTGACACTGGAGGAtgtttctctgttcttccagatgaTGGCACAGGTGGACGTTTATCTGTTTTGCCTGAAGGTGACACAGGTGTGTGTCGTTCTGTTTTTATAGATGACACAGGGGAATGTCTTTCATTTTTGGTTGAGGGGGAACCAGGTGAATGTTTCTCGGGTTTACCAGAAAATACTGGTGAATGTCGTTCGGCTTTTGCTGAGGGCGACACAGGGGAGTGTTTCTCATTTTTGCTTGATGGTGACACTGGTGAGTGCCTTTCAGTTTTTGCAGAGGAAGTAAGGGAAGAGTGCCTTTCCATTTTAGAGGAAGGAGAGGACTTTGAAGAGGGCGACACAACTGGGTGTGTCCTGGGAGTGGTCTTTTTGGGCACATCCTCTTTGCCTTTGACTCTGACTGGCAACTTGCTTCGACCTTTCTGCTCATCCTCCACTCGCTTCTGAAGAGCCTTCACTTTGTCCTTTATGGAACCAATAGGAGTTTCTTCTATCAGAGGAGAGGTGGCCTTGGCAGTGGGAAGGGGTTCAGGGGCCAGGCCCCGGTCTTCATCTACTGACTCCTCTGAGCTACCTTTCTTAAGTTCAGTCTTTTCTTCGCTGCCTTGTGggctttcctctttctgtttctgtttctcttttagtTTCCGCCGCACTGGCTTCTTTATCACTAGGCTCGGTTTAACCTGCTTCTGAGCGCTCTGTTTCTCCTCTGCTGGGGAGGTCTTGCCTTTATTACTCTCAGAACTCTTGACAATGGCTGAAGCCTGGCTTGTCTCCCCTGACTTTTCTGGAGCTGTTTGTGGCTTCTTTTCATGAGTACCCGTGTATGAATTTAGGTCATCTGTGAGGTAGTTCACTAACCCAGTGGAGTCCTTCTCTACTTTGGTCTTGGTCTCTCTGTctactctgacctctacacatgggTGTTCAGCGATTTCTACCGGGGCATGCTGCTTGGCCTCTTCGATTTCCTCATCGCTGACAATAACCCATTCCTCCTCTAGCTCCCGCTCAGACTGAGAACTCCGCACACTGCCTTCGTCTCTCATGTACGTTCCACTTCTCAGGATCGCATTCACCTTCTCTAAGTCCTCTTTGACTCTCTCTACAATTTCAAAGGGCTCGCCTGGCTCTTCTTCACCAGCCTTTGCCAGCTCCTTCACTTTGATGGAACCTGCCTTATCAGACACATCTGTGGTCAAGATGGCCGTCATTTTGATCAAATCTTGTTTCATCTCAGAAACTTCAGAGAGCAAGTCCGGACTTGCTAAGACAGGAACTTCATTAACCAGATGGCTTTTCAGGACAGATGTTTCTGTCGACTCTGTCTCATCATCTTTGATGTGAATGAAAAACATTGAAagtaaaatggaaatcaaaaaagaTAGTGGCAAATGTAATCAGGACCAAAACAACACAGCGTCTTTtcctggtggtgggaggggcaacAGAATGGGCTGGGAATGGTGGATCCACAAGGTCTCAAGGAACAAGAGCAAAGCAAGGCTAACGGAAAAAATAACTGAAAAGGAAAATGAGCAGGAAATAACTTGCTTAATTTTCTCACTGtagcacattcatacatacaacaAAGCTATCACAAATACTCACgacatacataaaaaaatcacaaatcaaaAAGAAAGAGCGCAGTGAAATTACACAGAGGCATCTCAAGATTG carries:
- the Ank2 gene encoding ankyrin-2 isoform X12, which produces MAAQENHIDVVKYLLENGANQSTATEDGFTPLAVALQQGHNQAVAILLENDTKGKVRLPALHIAARKDDTKSAALLLQNDHNADVQSKMMVNRTTESGFTPLHIAAHYGNVNVATLLLNRGAAVDFTARNGITPLHVASKRGNTNMVKLLLDRGGQIDAKTRDGLTPLHCAARSGHDQVVELLLERGAPLLARTKNGLSPLHMAAQGDHVECVKHLLQHKAPVDDVTLDYLTALHVAAHCGHYRVTKLLLDKRANPNARALNGFTPLHIACKKNRIKVMELLVKYGASIQAITESGLTPIHVAAFMGHLNIVLLLLQNGASPDVTNIRGETALHMAARAGQVEVVRCLLRNGALVDARAREEQTPLHIASRLGKTEIVQLLLQHMAHPDAATTNGYTPLHISAREGQVDVASVLLEAGAAHSLATKKGFTPLHVAAKYGSLDVAKLLLQRRAAADSAGKNGLTPLHVAAHYDNQKVALLLLEKGASPHATAKNGYTPLHIAAKKNQMQIASTLLNYGAETNTVTKQGVTPLHLASQEGHTDMVTLLLEKGANIHMSTKSGLTSLHLAAQEDKVNVADILTKHGADQDAYTKLGYTPLIVACHYGNVKMVNFLLKQGANVNAKTKNGYTPLHQAAQQGHTHIINVLLQHGAKPNATTANGNTALAIAKRLGYISVVDTLKVVTEEVTTTTTTITEKHKLNVPETMTEVLDVSDEEALKQFGDHFIDGEALSDSGDDTVTGDGGEYLRPEDLKELGDDSLPSSQFLDGMNYLRYSLEGGRSDSLRSFSSDRSHTLSHASYLRDSAMIDDTVVIPSHQVSALAKEAERNSYRLSWGTENLDNVALSSSPIHSGRASPCLDRDNSRRCLPKRPCFLVSFMVDARGGAMRGCRHNGLRIIIPPRKCTAPTRVTCRLVKRHRLATMPPMVEGEGLASRLIEVGPSGAQFLGPVIVEIPHFAALRGKERELVVLRSENGDSWKEHFCEYTEDELNEILNGMDEVLDSPEDLEKKRICRIITRDFPQYFAVVSRIKQDSNLIGPEGGVLSSTVVSQVQAVFPEGALTKRIRVGLQAQPMHSELVKKILGNKATFSPIVTLEPRRRKFHKPITMTIPVPKASSDVMLNGFGGDAPTLRLLCSITGGTTPAQWEDITGTTPLTFVNECVSFTTNVSARFWLIDCRQIQESVAFASQVYREIICVPYMAKFVVFAKSHDPIEARLRCFCMTDDKVDKTLEQQENFSEVARSRDVEVLEGKPIYVDCFGNLVPLTKSGQHHIFSFFAFKENRLPLFVKVRDTTQEPCGRLSFMKEPKSTRGLVHQAICNLNITLPIYAKESESDQEQEEEICMTSEKNDETESTETSVLKSHLVNEVPVLASPDLLSEVSEMKQDLIKMTAILTTDVSDKAGSIKVKELAKAGEEEPGEPFEIVERVKEDLEKVNAILRSGTYMRDEGSVRSSQSERELEEEWVIVSDEEIEEAKQHAPVEIAEHPCVEVRVDRETKTKVEKDSTGLVNYLTDDLNSYTGTHEKKPQTAPEKSGETSQASAIVKSSESNKGKTSPAEEKQSAQKQVKPSLVIKKPVRRKLKEKQKQKEESPQGSEEKTELKKGSSEESVDEDRGLAPEPLPTAKATSPLIEETPIGSIKDKVKALQKRVEDEQKGRSKLPVRVKGKEDVPKKTTPRTHPVVSPSSKSSPSSKMERHSSLTSSAKTERHSPVSPSSKNEKHSPVSPSAKAERHSPVFSGKPEKHSPGSPSTKNERHSPVSSIKTERHTPVSPSGKTDKRPPVPSSGRTEKHPPVSPGKTEKRSPGAPSIRTPEKQAPGSATGKHEKHLPVSPGKTEKQPPISPTSKTERIEETMSVRELMKAFQSGQDPSKHKTGLFEHKSAKQKQSQDKSKSRVEKEKGHSVTQRETQRIENQTAKRGQRFQVTGAMESRRFRSTTITVGLRTEDPVRERFERTPVIKTPEAVPPVAAAVAAAAAEESHRGAETLQEKTVDEQEDMDLQISPDRKTSTDFSDVIKQELEDNDKYQQFRLTENTEKAQIHLDQVITSPFNTTFPLDYMKDEFLPALSLQSGALGGSSESLKQEVIAGSPCGSLMEGTPQISSEESYKHEGLAETPETSPESLSFSPKKSKEQIGEAKETIKVETPTDIHSEKELPITNDIADSSEKQGAGVPGDSEHVLKEVTQVPPKDVCSKQEDCPGSHSVSLANETCQALTEEGSCRDSQLPLVSSACKTQAVSETQESLATSEVTKAFPPSDATVKTVEGTEPKPQGVIRSPQGLELPLHNRDSEVLSPMADESLAVSHKDSLEASPVLEDNSSHKTPDSLEPSPLKESPCRDSLESSPVEPKMKAGILPSHFPLPAAIAKTDLVAEVASMRSRLLRDPDGSAEDDSLEQTSLMESSGKSPLSPDTPSSEEVSYEVTPKPSDSSTPKPAVIHECAEEDDSENGEKKRFTPEEEMFKMVTKIKTFDELEQEAKQKRDYKREPRQDESSSSSDPDADCSAEVDEQKQMGSTEGESDVPVLVTSESRKASSSSESEPELTQLSKGADSGLLTEPVIRVQPPSPLPSSIDSNSSPEEAQFQPIVPKQYTFKMNEEVKEDPGNPEEDKDCKSHLAEDSQTHSADGADGSHADLNRETPQLEACDGHGCKAVSPSNSATPVSLGVQSPECHDVDKPLAIDNDSLALQDTHGSDLEEREFDPSRVESTQASLPSEHSSLSSSSHCAVPEENESAKEISSPSSPVKVEVTVTDPVLESMSEDCPTQEASTTTHTERFAMDGPVSDIAETDENSHPQITSPYENVASSSFFSGEPSNFQTDTCHPTVVHSPEVYSVIIRSSPEDVIMTSSSSRTDSGEASNCEGHDLDTECEQKSALWPMQSDEPPLSVAPTTPNAPVVTGEQVSKVIITKTDVDADSWSEIREDDAAFEARVKEEEQKIFGLMVDRQSQGTTPDTTPARTPTEEGTPTSEQNPFLFQEGKLFEMTRSGAIDMTKRSYADESLHFFQIGQDSNEETISEDLKEGATGAEPPQTETTSESLELSGPKEAMDDEGELVPDDVSEEIEDLPASDADLDSKVVISASTETPTKEAVSTVAEEPATMQWSDSLSTVKQTSCPTFPEPVGQLDFSTVTRSVYSDRDDESPDSSPEEQKSVIEIPTAPMENVPSAEIKPQIPIRTLPTSVSAPPSAEDESAFSDDFPSGLDGESEEDGAKPKSKIPIKAPPQRTEWHPSHPDISLQKSGVPQGQDVLSRGPDGRSKSESDASSLDAKTKCPVKARSYIETETESRERAEGFESESEEGATKPKLFASRLPVKSRSTSSSSRTGTSPTRESREHFFDLYRNSIEFFEEISDEASKLVDRLTQSEREQEPPSDDESSSALEVSVIENLPPVDTEHSAPEDIFDTRPIWDESIETMIERIPDENGHDRAEDPQDEQERMEERLAYIADHLGFSWTELARELDFTEEQIHQIRIENPNSLQDQSHALLKYWLERDGKHATDTVLIECLTKINRMDIVHLLETNTEPLQERMGRTYAEMEQTITLDHSEGFSVLPEELCAVKEKKEQEASKESESSDHPPMVSEEDISVGYSTFQDCIPKTEGDSPAAALSPQMHQESVQQDFSGKMQDQQEYYVTTPGAEVEDTQKATVIPDSLCKTPEDISTPPEEAKPCLQTPVAIEHASPIVQEPEEASEPKEESSPRKTSLVIVESTDDQPQVFEKLDGDAAFQKELTEELGELEASSDEEAMVTTRVVRRRVIIQGDDMPDIPPETVTEEEYVDENGHTVVKKVTRKIIRRYVSSDGTEKEEITMQGMPQEPVNIEDGDSYSKVIKRVVLKSDTQLSEVTLSEPSIVSGTSQFQAEPVEGRRVSKVVKTTMVHGERMEKSLGDSSLATDLPSAKEDFEEALGYTGSHMKVHLPSLVENEILKEDGSIIKRTTMSKARTQRRAVVKDQQGKCINLEHLEDVPGALDQDDLQRDLQQLLRHFCKENTKQEAK